One Chitinophaga sp. H8 DNA window includes the following coding sequences:
- a CDS encoding carbohydrate-binding protein, which translates to MKRNFFQITMVILVAGCCYSFVGCKKTMEQYRNAQPKSEVPESTYEFLKKQGELYDTLLQLVDKLNLKDTLNDEKVTFFVPQDISIKTALENLNFTRRRLGRDPNWTIDSVPLNVWDSLMRRYIVRGIITADSMRYADGADLATLYDYDMHASLTATNASGAVGGGTLVVVYSDKNRNRINKFWTPARTQNVDVKTKNGMMHILEGSHVFGFISFVGMAFPESLLPIQGPFLGYPAPIPGIVESADYDEGGEGLAFHDNDNGNNGGKYRAGVGDNVDIENCSEGKGNGDSPGGSYNVGWTGGGEWMNYTVDIKEAGTYDVETRFAGGDSNGRIRLLIDGKDVSGLINMWYTGGWQNWDGVHTTVELPAGIHVLQCYTDNGGFNIHRLIFTKK; encoded by the coding sequence ATGAAAAGAAATTTCTTCCAAATAACAATGGTAATCCTGGTGGCAGGTTGTTGTTACAGTTTTGTGGGCTGTAAAAAAACAATGGAACAATACCGGAATGCCCAGCCTAAATCGGAAGTGCCGGAGAGTACTTACGAATTTCTGAAGAAGCAGGGAGAGCTGTATGATACGCTTTTACAGCTGGTGGATAAACTGAATTTAAAGGATACGCTGAACGATGAAAAGGTCACCTTTTTTGTACCTCAGGATATTAGCATCAAAACGGCCCTCGAAAACTTAAACTTTACCAGGAGAAGATTGGGCCGTGATCCGAACTGGACGATAGACAGTGTACCATTAAATGTATGGGATTCACTGATGCGCCGGTATATCGTGCGGGGAATCATTACCGCTGATTCCATGCGATATGCCGATGGAGCAGATCTGGCTACACTTTATGATTATGATATGCATGCCAGTTTAACAGCTACCAATGCATCCGGTGCTGTAGGAGGAGGTACGCTGGTAGTGGTATATAGCGATAAAAACAGGAATAGGATCAATAAGTTCTGGACACCTGCCCGCACACAGAATGTAGATGTGAAAACAAAAAATGGGATGATGCATATCCTGGAAGGATCGCATGTGTTTGGGTTTATTTCTTTTGTGGGGATGGCGTTTCCGGAATCACTCCTGCCAATACAGGGCCCCTTCCTGGGGTATCCGGCTCCTATACCCGGAATTGTAGAGTCGGCAGATTATGATGAAGGTGGAGAAGGGTTAGCCTTTCATGATAATGATAATGGAAATAATGGTGGTAAGTACAGAGCGGGGGTAGGAGATAATGTGGACATAGAAAACTGTAGTGAAGGAAAGGGCAACGGCGATAGCCCCGGAGGTTCTTACAACGTAGGATGGACAGGCGGTGGAGAATGGATGAATTACACGGTAGACATCAAAGAAGCCGGAACGTATGATGTGGAAACAAGGTTTGCCGGAGGAGATAGTAATGGTAGAATACGGTTATTGATTGATGGTAAAGATGTGAGCGGTTTGATCAACATGTGGTATACCGGTGGCTGGCAGAACTGGGATGGAGTGCATACCACGGTGGAGCTACCAGCAGGGATACATGTTTTACAGTGTTATACAGATAATGGTGGGTTTAATATTCACCGGTTAATCTTTACAAAGAAGTAA
- a CDS encoding RagB/SusD family nutrient uptake outer membrane protein codes for MRNTAIIGILLLLGGSFLSCNKMLDIPSHRALTEENMWQNKNDARAGLTACYALMRAAIVNENAHWAYGDLRGGDFQVTKRGDLQAVKESNLNANFTTMDQWRDWRRFYAAIAQCNLTIDRLPGIVKKDYRYSQNEMVLDLAQARYVRAFLYYYMVRIWGDVPLVTLPADGTTKVIARENWRKVLDFSISEALASIEGLPWRYNGQSPEQQGEYRGQGIGHHASIFATKGMAYTLAAHAYVWQDDYPNALKYIDIVINNQSLTDYYFVSADELTRLNGSFYGRGRSNIFQIDLNFDHAEIASTGQLEDWTLREPDIPKRESEIYVSKDSILSIYNERRDERFERYFTKMNETYPVFYKNKQLDGAVKNPTLKLYSSCIIIFRYEELFLLRAECRLRLGMDNAVDDLNTIRGQRALKNINGNLVKGDALMDAIFLERRRELMGEGWYWYDLIHFKKIPVYTNLTQADVNNGAAYWPLSQSALSNNKSLVQNSFWK; via the coding sequence ATGCGAAATACGGCCATTATTGGGATATTGTTATTACTGGGAGGGAGTTTCCTTTCCTGCAATAAAATGCTGGATATTCCTTCCCACCGTGCTTTAACGGAAGAAAACATGTGGCAGAATAAGAATGATGCCCGTGCAGGCTTAACAGCTTGTTATGCGCTGATGCGTGCAGCGATAGTGAATGAAAATGCGCATTGGGCTTACGGGGATTTGCGGGGAGGAGATTTTCAGGTAACCAAGCGGGGGGATCTGCAGGCAGTAAAAGAAAGCAACCTGAACGCCAACTTTACTACTATGGACCAGTGGCGCGACTGGCGCCGGTTTTATGCCGCTATTGCACAATGTAACCTCACCATTGACCGGTTACCTGGCATCGTAAAAAAAGATTACCGGTATTCACAGAATGAAATGGTGCTGGACCTGGCGCAGGCCAGGTATGTGAGAGCTTTCCTGTATTATTATATGGTGAGGATCTGGGGAGATGTACCATTGGTAACACTGCCGGCAGATGGTACTACCAAAGTGATAGCCCGGGAAAACTGGAGAAAAGTATTGGATTTTTCTATTAGTGAAGCGCTGGCTTCTATAGAAGGACTGCCCTGGAGATATAATGGCCAGTCGCCCGAGCAGCAGGGAGAATACCGTGGACAGGGGATAGGACACCACGCCTCCATATTTGCTACTAAAGGAATGGCCTATACGCTGGCAGCACATGCATATGTTTGGCAGGATGACTATCCTAATGCACTAAAGTATATTGACATCGTGATCAATAACCAGTCTCTGACAGACTATTATTTTGTGAGTGCAGATGAGCTGACCCGGTTGAATGGCTCTTTTTATGGAAGGGGAAGAAGCAATATTTTCCAGATAGACCTGAACTTTGACCATGCTGAAATTGCTTCTACCGGCCAGCTGGAGGACTGGACACTCCGGGAACCGGATATCCCGAAAAGAGAATCCGAAATTTATGTATCTAAAGACAGTATCCTCAGTATTTACAACGAAAGAAGAGATGAGCGCTTTGAACGGTATTTTACCAAGATGAATGAAACCTACCCCGTGTTTTATAAGAACAAACAACTGGATGGTGCTGTAAAGAACCCCACATTAAAACTATACTCTTCCTGTATCATCATATTCCGTTATGAAGAACTGTTCCTGCTCCGTGCTGAATGCAGGTTAAGGTTAGGTATGGACAATGCGGTAGATGATTTGAATACTATCCGCGGGCAAAGAGCATTGAAGAATATCAATGGCAACCTGGTGAAGGGAGATGCTTTGATGGATGCTATATTCCTGGAGCGGCGCCGGGAGCTGATGGGAGAAGGCTGGTATTGGTATGATCTGATCCATTTTAAGAAGATCCCTGTATATACCAATCTGACGCAGGCAGATGTAAACAATGGTGCAGCTTATTGGCCGCTTTCTCAGAGTGCACTGTCAAACAATAAATCACTGGTTCAAAATAGTTTCTGGAAATAA